GACTCCCTCCGCTCAGTTGCCTACTGGCTTCCTTAAGTCATTGCCCCGCCTTCAAAGAGGGAAGTTCTCTCAAAACTCACAAGGAAttgagagcacctgggtggtgcaataGGTTTagctgacccttggtttcagctcaggtcgtgatctcagggtcgtgagatcgagccctgtgttaagccccgcctcaggctccatgcttagtgcagagtctgcttaagactctcttcctctctccctctgcccctacctggCTCCCTGAGcgctctccctaaaataaataaataaatcttaagaaacaaaaacctcACAAGGAATTGAATTGGTTCTGGTTGCAAGAGTCAAAGGCTGTGAGAAAAGGGAGACCCTTAGTGAAATGTGTTAAATGAGTCTCTGTTATTCGTTCAACAACCCCCCATCATCTTGCACTCAAAtctattttttcaacaaatgaatgaaattctcTGCCACATACAAATCATAACACTTGGCATGGCAGAGGTTTATAAAACCTCGTGTTCAGCCCTCAAGTCTAGGAACAATTCTAATGATACAAGGAAGAATGTGGTGAGGTGTTCCAGCATCTTCCGCTGAAGCAGTCAGCGAAACTGAAACCAGGGTACCCACCAAAGGGTCCCCTCATCTCATCGGTACAGCAGACTAGATGCCGAGGCATTCTCAGAAGGCTCCATGCTCTTGCCAGGAAAGGTCACCCAAGCTTaggatataaataataatttgacCAAGACCTTACCTTGATAGCCTCACCCACATATTTCACTTGATCTGGACCTTTCAGTAACATATGCATCCTGGAAGAAGGCAGTGTGTTCCTATCTAAGGCCAACAAAGGGAGGGCGGGTGGTTCCGGTCTGACGAGCTCGAATCACAAGCCCCTTCAGCCTATTTAGGCCTGGCCTGGGAAGCTCGTCCTGGCTCCCTCATTGGAATAACACAGGAGTTTACTACAAATTTGTTTGAAATTGGAGAATTTACTTTCACATATACAGAgattagaaaaatacattcattttattttagaaaaatgcagACCAACGTAAGCTTATCATCAACTGGCCTCTTAAGAGTTACAGAATTCACAGGAAACAAGTTCTGGAGACCAGgtgcctgcctctgcctctccaaaCAGGCCTGCATCCAGCAGAGGATGTGCTTCAGGCCTGCTCCTCAGAGAGCAAGGAGGTTAGCTACAGAGGCATTCACATGTAAATGTCCAGTGGACCAATGCCTGGGAAGAAGATCAAACTCTCTGGGACTGAACACAAGAGTGGGGGTGGATGAGGACAAACTACTCTctggtttttctcattttctgcttgTTAATTTCCCTGTCAGAAGGTGACCTCTTTTCCCTAATCCTCTTTCAACTCACAGGGTTTGATTCCCCTCCAGCTCAACCCTAATCCACCCCATCTCCCAGCTTTTTATTCCTGGGGCACCAGCCCTGGTGGcatctctttctcctgctcctggGCCAGAATCTGCTAGAGTCAGGGCCTATCTTCCATGAGAGGGCTTGGGAGGCTGAGGAGAGGTGAGTCCAGGCAGTGACTGTAGTGGTTTGCTACTGAATTCTTGTTTGCTGTCCTGATCTCTTTACCTAAAGAGTCAGAAGGAAGAACTGCTTTAAATTGtccctcttggggcgcctgggtggcacagcggttaagcgtctgccttcggctcagggcgtgatccccggcgttctgggatcgagccccacgtcaggctcctctgctgggagcctgcttcttcctctcccactccccctgcttgtgttccctctctcactgactgtctctatctctgtcaaataaatcaataaaatctttaaaaaaaaaaaataaaaataaattgtcccTCTTCCTCAAGCCCATCTATCACCCAGCTGAGATCAAGTTtctcagggaaggaagaaaagagactcCCTGTCTCTCCAGGCCCCCCACCTCATCCCCATCTTGCTACACAAGACTCAGGGCTGGTGTGCATAACAGTTTGGAAGCCCAGATGACAGGAAAGAGACAGCCTCTCAAACAATCATACCTGGTAGGTCCTGGGACTGCAACTCTCTTGGGCGGCTGCAGACTGCTGCGAGTGGCACCAGGGATAGGAAGATTTGGTTGCTGGGAAATGGGAACTTGATGGGGGTTGACAAAAGAAATGAGTTAGCAAAGAGTTCACGTGGCCTTCTCAGAGTGAGCTTCTTCCCACCCAAGGTAAAAAACATAGGGTATTTGAAAACCATTGTTCAAACTCTTTCCCCGGGCCCACATCCTCTCTTTTACTTAGGCCTTCCCATCTTCAAATTGAGTGgtaatgaagatggaagaagTGGTCACTGGTCCCAGCACTGGGAGGGTGCATTCAAGCTGGGCAAGAGTAAGCATTCTTCCTCCTGATTTCTGACTGTTACGTCCACTCTTCCTCACCTCTGTGCCCTGCAGCGCTTGGTCGTGGAAGTCCTTTCCGAGCTGGCAGAGAAGTTGGAGGTAGGGCACCTTTGCTGGGTGGTACACTCCGGCTGGTGAGTGGCATTCGGCTGGCAGGCCTGGGGATGGCCGAGGGAACAGGCAGTCGACTGGAAGGCTTAGCAGCTGCTCCCTGTGGCCGAGAGAGGCGCTGAGAGTTGCTGGTAGAAAGCTGTGGGGCCAAGACTGGTCTGACAGGGGTAGGTGGGCCTGGTGGAAAGGAGTAGAAGAATTAGAGGCTCAGCTCCACATCCTTCCCCCCTCCCATTCACCCACAGCTTTGCTACCCAAGCCTTCTCACTTGCTGCTGTTCTCCCACTGGGCCCAGCTTTGCCCCGGATTGGAGGAGTGGATCGGGCAAGAGGAGAAGATGCTGGGCTTTTGGAGGCAGGGAACAGATTGCAAGTGGGTGACTCCTgaaatacaaagagagaaaaaatagaactaGAATGGAAAAAGAATCTGTTCTGCTGGCTGTTTGAGAAATAGAGGTGGAGAGTTGCCTACATTCCAGTAGGGAAGGGCAGACGTTAGCTCCCAACGTCATCGTCACCTATACCATTTATCGTGAGCTTGTTACAGACACTACCGAGGTATGTGCAGATACCGTGGTAAGTGCTTTGCTTATGGTATTTTGTTTAATTACAATAATTCTGAGGTAGAATTTTACTAACCCATTTTACCAACAAGGAAACCACTCTATGGCTGTACCAAGTCACACACTGTGTCTGAGGGCACACAACCAACCCAGACCCTCCAAACTTACCCTCTTCACACTGGAGGGCCTCTTTCCAGATGTTGCCCGAAGAGCCCTGACTGACCCCTTCTTATCGGTGCTCCGGAGTCGGGGTGTCAGGCTGCTTGGCGAGGGGGTACTCCGAGTCAAAGAACTCACAGTGGGCAGCAGGTCTCGGACGGGACTGTCCTTTAGCACAAAGGTCTCCCGCCGAGGGCTGGGCTTCACCTTGCGAGGCCCCAGGCCCTCGCCTGTGCTTTCCTGCTCCTGCAGGGCACACTGCTCCAGCTGGGCCGCCAGCCGGTTGGCCTCGTGGAGAatctcttccagcttctctggACTAAGGGGGCCTAAGCTGAGCCTCACCCCCTGGGGGGCTGGGGCCACTGCATTTGGGTCACTTCGATTGGAAAGTCCTCTCCGGAGGGGTTTCTCTGGAGTCACCAACACTGCTATGTCTTCCTCCTCACGACtgagacagaaaacaaaccagGCACCATGCCCACACAGAAGAGAGCAGGAGACTGTGCAAAGGAGACCagccctcccccacacacaaacaGAGCCAGGGATTCAACCCCAAACCCTGATGGCCTTGCTGACTGTGTGATGTGGCCTCTAGATGATGAGACGCCTGGCTCTATGAGGTCTAACAGGCCTTTAGCCCTTATCGACATTGGAAATGATGCCAGGATGAAGATGCAGCAAATCCACTTACCCTTCTTCTTAACATCCTGAAGTCTCATTCCAGCTTATCCGTTTTCCCTTCCCCCAGTAGTGTCATTGCGGCTGTGTCAACAAGTCCCCCAACAGCCGCAGGGCACCCAACCTTGCAACATTACCCACCCAGACCCCAGGGCCAATAATTCAGCACTAAGGAGTTAGAGACAAAGAGGGATTGTTGGAGGAAAGCAAGTAGGTTAAGGAGGATGGTACCTGTCGCATGGTGACAGCCCTCCAAAGTCCAAGGTCTCATCCACTATAAACTTTACATCTgtaggggaggagggaatgaatGCCAGCCTCAGGTCGCTAACACGGCTCTCAATCGCAGcacctcattcttcccttcttactTTCCTTACCTTCCTCCAACTCTTCCATGTTCCAGCCGGCAGGAGCACGAGTCAGCTTAGACCTGAGCTGGAGAGAAAATATCCCTTTCTTCAGGTCTCCATCCTGCCCAAGGCTCCCAGCTAGACAGACTCGGGGTGCAAGCCAGGGGGTGGGGATCACGCTGGAGGTAAAGCAAGGGTCCCAGGAGTGGCACCTGCCCCGGTAACTCAGCCCTGTTTCCTCCGCGGAAGGTGCGGAGAGCGCACCATTCCCCCTCCTCAGGTTGCCCTACCGCCCCCCCTACGAACTGGTCTCTCCTCACCGGCGGCGGTCTGCACGCTCTATCTTCTTCCCCGCCACCATCCTCcggttcttcctctccccaaatcACCTTTCCACTCCCACGGCATCACACCCACACCACACCTCCAGCCCaccctctgtttttattttccgtCCCGCCTCACCGCTCGCAGAAGGTGCTTGTCTCCCACCACTTAGTCCCGGGAATCAGCCCCGAGGGGGTGGGGCTCCTTTCGAATCTCTCAGGCTCCACCCACTCCTACCGTAGGCGCCCCGTGATTGGCGGATCCCAGCATCCCTGCCCTCGAGGGCGGGGCGGTGACAGGCAGCCGGGCGGAAGTCTGCAGGTGGGGGCCCTGTGGAGAGCAGCTCTAAGAAAGACTCCATCCGGAGAGCTGAAGCGAGGAGGCCGCGAGCGCGCGCGCGCCCAGGAGACCTCCCTCCGGGAGTAGTCGGGGCCTTGTGGCGGGGCGCGATGGATCTGGCCAATGAATGTAGGTTTCGCGCCCGGCGAGCGCCGCCCCCCGCCTTTCTCCGCCCCCTCCTCCCGCTGGGCGGAGCCTGGGCTCACCGGCCGGGCCTGCGCGCGCCCGCCCTAAGACTAATGCCGTGCTTGAGGAAATTCGTTTGCAGAGGCTCACTCCGTTTGCAAGCACCGCGTTTGCCACATCTCCTCAGTTGTGATTTTTTCAAGTTGCGGGAGCACCTGGGTATttatgttttaggtatatggagTTTCTCTAAGAAGCACACCTTCCTTCGTCTTTTTAAGCGAGAACATTCGGAACCCGAGGTAGCCCAggtgtaaaacaaaacaaaacaaaacaaaacaaaacaaaacaaaacaaaacccaccaccACAACAGGCTTTTCGGACAGGGAGGTTTGGGTCCAATTCAACCGAGACTCCTCCGTCACGAGGCAGGCGGGCGTGGGTATATTGGAGCCCTGGCTTCCCCGCGGGGCGAGGATTCTGACCT
This window of the Ailuropoda melanoleuca isolate Jingjing chromosome 2, ASM200744v2, whole genome shotgun sequence genome carries:
- the PSRC1 gene encoding proline/serine-rich coiled-coil protein 1 isoform X1, with the protein product MLGSANHGAPTLRSKLTRAPAGWNMEELEEDVKFIVDETLDFGGLSPCDSREEEDIAVLVTPEKPLRRGLSNRSDPNAVAPAPQGVRLSLGPLSPEKLEEILHEANRLAAQLEQCALQEQESTGEGLGPRKVKPSPRRETFVLKDSPVRDLLPTVSSLTRSTPSPSSLTPRLRSTDKKGSVRALRATSGKRPSSVKRESPTCNLFPASKSPASSPLARSTPPIRGKAGPSGRTAASPPTPVRPVLAPQLSTSNSQRLSRPQGAAAKPSSRLPVPSAIPRPASRMPLTSRSVPPSKGALPPTSLPARKGLPRPSAAGHRVPISQQPNLPIPGATRSSLQPPKRVAVPGPTR
- the PSRC1 gene encoding proline/serine-rich coiled-coil protein 1 isoform X2, producing MEELEEDVKFIVDETLDFGGLSPCDSREEEDIAVLVTPEKPLRRGLSNRSDPNAVAPAPQGVRLSLGPLSPEKLEEILHEANRLAAQLEQCALQEQESTGEGLGPRKVKPSPRRETFVLKDSPVRDLLPTVSSLTRSTPSPSSLTPRLRSTDKKGSVRALRATSGKRPSSVKRESPTCNLFPASKSPASSPLARSTPPIRGKAGPSGRTAASPPTPVRPVLAPQLSTSNSQRLSRPQGAAAKPSSRLPVPSAIPRPASRMPLTSRSVPPSKGALPPTSLPARKGLPRPSAAGHRVPISQQPNLPIPGATRSSLQPPKRVAVPGPTR